AAAAAAGAGTGGAGTTTTAAGCTCCACTCTTTTTTTATTCTGGATGTGTCTTCAGGTATTCAAGCACAACCTGAGCATGGTCTGCTGTTTTGAATTTATTGAAAACTTTTTCGATTTTTCCATCTTTTCCGATGATAAAACTTATGCGGTGGATGCCGTCATATACTTTTCCCATAAATTTTTTTTCTCCCCAAACTCCAAAATTTTCTGCAATTTCGTGGTTCTCGTCAGAAAGCAGTGAGAAGGCGAGCAGCTGCTTTTTAGAAAATCTTTCTAAACGAGAAACTGGGTCTGGGCTGATTCCAAGAATCGCAACTCCCATGGAGTCAAATGCATCGAGGTTGTCCCGCAACCCCTGTGCTTGTTTGATTCAGCCAGGGGTAGAGGCTTTGGGGTAAAAGTAGACAAGAACTCGCTCTTTTCCAGAAAATTCAGAAATACAGATATCTTCACCAGATTGATTGGTAAGGCAAAAATCTGGTGCAGGGTCACCTACTTTAAGTGTGTTCATGGTATCTCCTTGCCGTTTGTAACGCGTTTTGATTCGCAAAAAACTTCGAAAAAAAGTTTGAAGAAATGTACCTCACCTCTAGTTATATAGGGCAACAACGCTCCTTTGTATGATACCATGAAAACATTCGTAACTCCGTACTCGTGGTTAGAAACTACGGTTAGAGAGAACATCAAAAAAGTGATTTAAATATGTCTGCAAAAAAAGTTAAAAAAATTGTTGTGTTGATGCGTCACGGCATACGTGCACCTAATCAGACTATGGAAAAATTGGCTGAATGGTCACATCGCAGTTGGCCAATTTGGCCGGTTCCTCCCGGCTTTTTAACAGGAAGAGGAAGAGAGTTGATGGTGGCGTTTTGGCGACAGTACGAGTTGTATGAGCCTTACAAGTCATTGCTCGGAGAAGAAGGGCACTGTTTGACGCTAGATGATATCTTTATTCATGCCGACATTGATGAACGCACGCAGACAAGTGCGGCTGCTTTCGCTTCCGCTATATCTCCAGCGTGTCCTCCGCCATATTTTGTCACTACGGACAAAAAAATTGACCCTGTTTTTCATCCTGTCAGTGGAACAATTTGTAATGCTTCTCGAAAGAAAGACGAAAGCGATATTGTTACTATTGTAGAGACGTCATTTAGCAAGTTGGCAGATGAATTTTCTCCTCAGCTTGAATTTGTGACAGAGTTGTTAGGAGCAATGTCGCAGGGTACTTGCAAGGAGTATGGCATTGAGAAGAGTTGCGAATTGAGAGACCTACCTCCGCGTGTAAATTTCGCGAACAGCGGGCGGACTGTGAATTTACGCGGTGCTCTTGGAATAAAAGCAACTCTTATTCAGAACTGGTTACTCGAAAGTGCTCAATGGCCAGACAGATATCCGGGTTGGGGAGAGATCACCCCTGATATTCTTTCACAGTTGCTTGTCGCACGAGCTGCCATTTTTAATAGCCTGAATAGGGCGGCGCCGTATGCCCGCGATCGAGGCAGCGCTATATTAAGCGCTATGGCAGACTCTCTTTTAGGAAGACACTTTGACCCGCATGCAAATAATGCCAAATGTGTAGTGTACATGGGGCACGATACCAATATTGCACACGTAGCTGAACTGTTAGGGCTGGAATGGGATTTAGAGAACTTTGCCTACAATGACATCCCGCCTGCGAGTTTTGTTCAATTTATTCTTTGGGAAAAGCAGACGGGAGAAGATGTTATTACTGCTGAGTTTGTAGCGCAGCCGTTAGAAGTTATGCACAGTGTGTGTCCGGAAAATATTCGTGCTGGGGTGATTGTTAAGCAACTAGAATTTAACCCCGCTCCGAGTGAGAGGTTAGACTCCAGAGCCTTCGAATATTCAAGAGAAAAGTTTGCTAAGGTTGTGTCCGAAGTAATTAATCAAGACTGCATTCCGCATGCCCGTGCTTTGAAAAAGGGAACAATGAAATAAATATTTATTTTACAAGTTAACATAATCGCATGGGCTGAAAAAAGCACCTGACTTTAAATTTATCGAAATTAATACAAGTTCGTTACTTCCGTAACGGCAATTGCAACAAAAAGAAGATGACTGAAGGGCAATTCTATACGCAACTGCCAAGTGAAAATGAATTCATGTTGAAATAGAATTAAGGTGTTGCTTTGTATATAGAAAATAAAGTGGCGAAAAAATTACATTCGAAAAGTAAAAAAGAAGGCAGAAAAAAGAGCTTCAATTCGAAAATGAATTGAAGCTCTTTTTATGCATCATAGTGGCAGGTTATTTATTGTTGAAAAACAATTTACTCATAGAATCAATTGTCATTAGGACAGATTGAACTACAATTTCTAATTCATCGTGGCTAATGTTTTTCCAATGTAAGCCACAGATTATTGTGATGACGTTGTCGGTGTGTGGTTGAATATGTTCCAAGACTTTTTCGACAAGTACATATTCTTTATGGTTCGGTATTGTTGCCATTTGGTTTTGCCGACAGTTGTTGGCATCCAGATAGCTTGTCAGCGTTGCCCCAATATGGGGTTTTTCTCCTCCATAGATTGCGATTGTAATATCCGAACCCATAGGGATAAAAATAACTTCAATTTGAGAATCTCTTATAGATTGAATCGTTTGCTTAATCATATGGATTTTGCTTTTAGTAATGATTTTGCAGCTAAGCTTGGCTGAGACTTTGTCGATAGCGTGAGGTTCAAAAACTCCAAGTAAGAAGTTTGTTAACGCTTCGGTAAGCCGTTAAAAAAATGACAGCGAAACGTATGCATAAAAATAGCCCATACGGTGATCGCATGGGCTATTTTGTGAACAAGGATTAGTCAAAATTGAGCTTGTCTGTAATGTTATACTGAATCCAACGGTGATCGAACCATTCAATCGGAGTTACTGGAATACCCGACACGATGACGCCGAAGTGGAGATGATCTCCGCCGGACATGCCAGTTGAACCAGAAATACCGAGGATGTCGCCTTGGTTTACAACTGATCCGACCGTTGTTCTGATTTCAGTCATATGTGCATACAAAGTTTGTAAGCCGAGTCCGTGGTCTATAATAACTACGTTTCCGTAGATCCCAAGGTTACCTGCAAAGACAACGGTTCCTTTGTTAGCAGCAGGAATAGGGGATTGTTTACGTGATGCAAGGTCAAGCCCCAAATGGGTCTGCTGATCTATGACTTCGCCGTTGTACATGTAGCTTCTGCGATCACCAAACCCAGCGCGTGTGGCAGAGTTAGGGAAACGTAAGAATTTACCCTGCCATAAAATAGAAGAAGAAGTCTGGCGACCTATTTTGACAAGCGAATCACGATTTTTCTTACGGATTTGTCTGTTAACGATGAGGAAACGTTCAAGGTTCGTCGTTGCTTGCGGAGTGTCTTTGGCAAACGCGGACATTTGAGAGTTAAGGAACCTATCGCTTAATCGAATTTTATCGTGACGGAATTTTCGAGAAAGTGGATTAATGGAGAATGGCTGGTCATATACGTTGCCAGCAATATCCATTGCGTAAGCTGTAGGATTAAAATCTTTTTTATCTATGCTTTGTGGGAATGCAAAGAAGCTGATGTATGTTCCATCCGCCTGTTTATACCCAGGAAAGAACATATCGTTTACTTTCACGCCGGAAGTATTGACTGGCTCAGAGATGGTATACGCGATAACACCGGTGCCACCTTGCCAAATGTTTGGCGGAAGTGATTTTACGGTAATGCTAGGTGGGGTGTTATCCATTCGCATTACAACAATTTTACGTGTGGTGTTTCCTTTGCCGAATGCAGCTAATGAGGTATCCGTTGCTGTAATCAGCATTTCAAAAGAACCGTCAGAAACGGCTGCATTTGCGAGAGGAACGCTGAGAGTAATAGATTTTTTTCCTTGTGGAAAATTGGTGGCATATAATGGTATTGTTTTAGAATTCTTGCGAACTGCAATAGATAAATTCTTTAAATTTGATGTAACATCATGCAAGGATAAAGTGACAGTACTATTTTTATTGACTCGAGCATTCTCTTTATCAACAGCAATTATAGGACCTTGCTGGTCTTTGAACAACAGCCATCCTAAAATAGCTCCGCTGCAAATAAATGATAAGAATATAATGAAAAAGAAGGTTTTTTTAAGGCTCGCCATGGGCAGTCCCTTGTACAACGTTAATGTGGTGGAATAAGATACTATAAAATATTTGACCTAAGACAGGTTTTTTTGCTTGGTGCATTTGCAGCTTTACACGTATGAAAGCGTGCGTCGACTATATGGTTATTGATAACCCTGACTCAAAAAATAGATTATTTCATGAGAGTTGTGAATATGCCGACGTTGGTGGGCACCTGATGGTCGCACTCAATAAAGTGGAAAAAAGCACAGCAGCCGATGTGACATTACCCAGATACGCGTAATCTCACAAGTCAAACTATCGACTGCCGTATTAATTGTACGCTTTTTTATGTATCCAAAGCATCCATGAGATCTATGGTCAGACGTAAGAAGTCTGCTTCTGTTATTATCCCAACCAGCCTGTCTTTTTCCACGACAGGTAAACAGCCGTACTTATGGTTGAGAAGAAGTTCCGCCGCATCACGAAGGCTTGCGTCTGGTGCAACAACAAAGACATCAGTTCGCATTATTTCGGAAACAGGAATTGCGGCTTCTATTTCGTCTTGAACGTCTTTCTCAACGTCAGCAAGTTTCGACAGCGTTGATGATAAGATGTCTCTGTGTGTTATAATTCCTAAAAAAATATTGCCGCTTTCAACCACTGGGATATGGCGAATGCGTGCAAGTTCCATTAAGGATTTAGCCGCCATGAGAGAATCGGACTCTTTGAGCGTGAACAGATTTGTGGACATCAGGTCTTGTACATGCAGCATAGTGTTCTCCGTTTTTTCAAAATTTTCACAATGTTCATATGGTGTTGCAGAGTATTAAACCGTCGTATGACGGTTGACTTGTGCAGAAAAATCTGCTTCTCAAACCAAACAGATATGGTATTTAGTGTAACGTTTGGTTGTTTTTCTGACCATGACTATTTCACGTTAAAGGAATCTTATTTTGCCGTACGACTTAAAGCGTAACAGAGAGAGGATGGTTCGCGAGCAACTTGAAAAGCGAAACATCACTGACCAAAACGTGCTGCGGGCTATGCGTACCGTTCCACGGCATAAGTTTGTGCAGGATGCCATGAGGCTTAATGCATATGACGATAATGCGTTGCCTATCGGGTATGGGCAGACTATCTCTCAACCTTATATTGTAGGGCTTATGTCTGAAGCGCTTGAGGCAACAGAAGGAATGAGTGTGCTTGAAATTGGCACTGGTTCCGGCTATCAAGCTGCTGTACTTCACGCGATGGGGCTTCATGTCTACTCTGTAGAGCGAATTAAGGAATTGCATACAGCAGCAATTACCCTTTTCGCTGAGCTGGGGTACACCTCAACGCAATTTAAACTTGATGACGGTACGTTAGGGTGGCCGGAGAAGGCTCCGTTTGACCGTATTATTGTGACAGCCGGAGGGCCGGAAATACCGAAGCCGCTTGTTGACCAGTTGGCTGACCCCGGAGTTCTTGTTTTACCGGTTGGACGGGCAAAGCGAACACAGCAGCTTGTGCGAATCCGAAAAAATAACGGTGACATCACGTTAGAAAAGCTTGGCAGCGTTGCCTTTGTTGATCTTGTTGGTGCACACGGATGGTAATTGAATGAAAATGATGGCTAGGTTGATGGACTGGGTTTCCAGATCTGCAATATCTCCTAAAGCAAAGTGGACATTAGCTTTTATAGCGTTTACCGAGTCCATAATTGTTCCGCTTCCTCCAGATCTGCTTTTAATTCCAATGGCGCTTACACAGCGCAAAAAAGCTTTTTATTTTGCAACAATCTGTACCATATTTTCTGTACTGGGTGGAGCGGTAGGCTACTATATAGGCTATCATTTCATGGATTACGTAGGCATGCCGATAGTTCGCTTTTATCACCTGTCGGATGAATATGTTCGCATTAAAGAATGGTACGACACATACAACGCATGGGCAGTAGCAGCAGCGGGGCTTACGCCAATTCCCTACAAGCTTTGTACGCTTTCTGCTGGTGCTTTTAAGGTTCATTTCGGCATATTTATGATTGCGTCAGTGTTCAGCCGCAGTTTGCGATTCTTCGCCATTGCAGCCTTAATTTACGTGTTTGGCGAGCGCGCCCGATATTTTTTAGAGAAACGGTTTGATCTGGTCTTGATTGTAACTTTGGTACTCGGAATAGCCGGTTTTCTCGTAATAAAATTGTTATAATGACATATTGGTCTGCCCGATAGCTTGACTGATTGAGTAGACTGCTTATGTAGTCATTAAATATAAGGAGTTACAAACATGTCTTCTTGCAGTGGCTGCTCCTCTTCGAAGGAACTTACTCCGGGGAAAGAGATTCCAGCTAGCCCAAAAAAGAATATTCAGGACGAAATGATTAACTGTACGCTGGATAAAATCCGTCACAAGTTATTCATTATGAGCGGTAAAGGTGGAGTGGGAAAAAGCTCTGTTACCGTAAACACTGCAACAGCTCTTGCTGCGAAAGGATTTAAAGTAGGTATTCTGGACGTTGATATTCACGGTCCAAGTATCCCTGGTCTTCTCGGTGTTAAAGATACAGGTCTCGAATCTGATCGCGGTGGTTTGTTGCATCCGGCTAAAGTTAATGAGAATCTGTATGTTGTGTCTATGGATTCTTTGCTGAAAGATAAAGACACAGCAGTGCTCTGGCGTGGACCTAAAAAAACTGCGGCTATTCGACAGTTTGTTTCCGACGTCAACTGGGGTGATCTTGATTTTCTGCTTATCGATTCCCCTCCGGGCACTGGTGATGAGCACATGACCGTACTCAAAACTATCCCGGATGCTACCTCTGTTGTTGTTACAACTCCGCAGGAAGTCTCTCTTGCAGACGTTCGTAAGGCTGTTAACTTCCTTCAGTATGCAAAAGCCAGTGTGCTCGGTGTAGTTGAAAACATGAGCGGTCTTGCATGTCCACACTGTGGTGAAGAAATCGAACTGTTTAAAAAAGGCGGCGGTAAAAAGCTTGCTGAAAAATATGGTCTCGAATTTCTTGGCGGTATTCCGCTCGATCCAGCTACAGTAGTAGCGGCAGACCGAGGCGTTCCTGTTGTTATGCTTGAAGAGGATACTGCTGCAAAACGCGGTTTCCAGAATCTTGCAGATAATATTGTAAAAGCGCTGGACTGTAGTCTCGAATCTGTTTCTTCAGATAACTCATAGCGTTTATCCCAGTATTTACTCGGGATTGGCAGGCATTGAGTTGATTTTTGCCGTGCTATATGAAAAAACCATGACGAATTTGTCATGGTTTTTTTGTAAAATACAAAAAAATACTTCAAATAACTCTAGATGCTATCAATATATTATAATTTGGTGTCTTGGCAGTCTTTGCACCTCGTATGAACTGTGGTACACAGCGTTATCTTGAAAAAACCAGCTAGAGGTAGAGCACACATGTTTAATTTGGCGAACAAGATTACCATGTTTAGGATTTTGTTGGTTCCGTTTGTAGTAGTACTACTGTACTTCCCAAGCAAGACCACATGCTTACTTGCATTTTTACTTTTTTCTCTTGCATCGATATCTGATTTAATAGATGGATTCGTTGCACGCCGTGAAGGCATGGTGACAAGTTTTGGCAAATTTCTTGATCCACTTGCAGATAAGTTGTTGATTTCATCAGTGCTTATTATGCTTGTGGAACTTGGTTGGGCACCAGCGTGGGTGGTGATTACTATCATCTGTAGAGAACTTATCGTAACAGGGTTACGCGCAATGGCTTCTGATGAAGGCATTGTTATTGCCGCAGATAAGTACGGTAAAATGAAAACGGTAATGCAAATGCTTGCACTTTCACCTATGATTATTCACTACCCGTTGTTCGGGTATGATGTTGCCGTTGTTGGTGAAATACTTCTTTACATTGCACTTATCCTGACGGTATTTTCTGGGGGCAACTATCTTGTTGGCTTCTACAGAAATTGGTTGCAGCAGGACAATAAAAAGTAACATTTGCTGCTGAGACAATATGGCAAAAAGTACATTCCTTTTATGTCAGACTCGCAAGGAAACTACATGAAAGAACTTGAAGAATTGAAAAGCAGGTTGCGTAATTGCCTGCATACAATTCTTGAGCTGGAACCTGATCTTGATGACATAGAGTTAAGTCATGATTTGCGCGATGAATTCAGTATGTTAAAAATGCTGATTGAGCGAATCAATGAGATGGAACTGGTTGAAGATGATGTTGTCCGCATCGAATCTGCAACAGCAAACTTTTTAGAAGAGCTGCAGTTCCCTATGTCACATGTAAAGGTCACTGCTGAAAAGCGACGTTTTTTACAGTAACTATGTTAGTAAAACGAATTCTGTTGGCGTTATCCGTACTGCTTAACCTTGCCCTTATTACTTACTTGTTTGTAGGTGACAATGGGCTTGGGAATTATCAGGCGCTTAAAGCCGATACATACGCTTTTACACAACAGCAAAACAAGCTTGATGAAAAAGCGTATCAGTTAAGTCATGAAATACGACTGTTGCAGAGCGACTCTGAGTATATTGAGAAAATTATCAGAGCTCGCCTTGGTTTTGTTAAGAGTAACGAGATATTGTATATTTTTCCTGATAGCAAAATAAAGATTCCTGTTGGAGTGCGTGAATGATTCAAGCAAAAATTAAGTGGTATAAGGAAGTGTTGGAACTCGATCCTGGTTCTAAGGTGTTCTTTCCACTTGCGCGACTCCTTGTAAAAGAAAAGGATCTTATAGAAGCCGTTTCTGTTCTGAAATCAGGTTTAGAACGGCATCCTGAGCATTTTGAAGCTCGGCTGCTGTTGCTGAATTGTTTAGAACGGGTTGAAGATTTTGAGCAGATTGATTCAGAACTAGGGGCTCTTGGAGAAATCCTTAAGCGATATCCCAAGTTTTGGAAAATTTGGGCAGGGCTGCTTTCTGCGGAACCCGGTTCTCAAGATGCTGCCCTTGCTATGACCTTTCTTGCTGCTGCGTTTGAAGAAGCTCCAATCACTTGGCGTGATGTTATAGATAGAGGGCTTCAGGCTTGTCTGGAAGAAAACGCTGAAAATTATCTGGCTTGTCGCCCTGAACCGGCAAAACAAGCTGCTCCTTCTCCAGAGAGCGTGGCTAGCGAAGAACCTGCGGTAGAAGAGTTTGTGGAAATGGCAGTACCAAGTGCTTCACCGCATGAAACTTCTCAATTAAAAAGCTTAGCAGAATTGGAAGGTGAGATTCCGCTGATACGCAAACAGGAGACTGCGTTTGACGGCACCATGGAAGGGGGAGAATCCATTTCAGAGCGCACCTTATCTATGGCGCGTATTTTAGCAGATCAGGGTGATCTGAAAGGGGCTCTTGAGATCTGTGATGAACTCACAGAGCAAGTAACAAGCAGAGAAGAATTAGAAAAAATTACAGAGCTTCGATCAGATATTCTGGATGCACGAAATAACTCTGCACCAGAAAAGGCTGATACTGCAACAAGCAAAGATAGAATAGTTCATACGCTTGAAGCGCTTGCAGAACGTTTGGAAGCCCGGGCTTCGTAGTTTTTTAGTTTCAGGAGATTGTATTGCGTTATTCATTGAGATGTGGTGTTGCGTTGTGCGCGCTGCTGGTGTTGGTAACTGGCTGTAAGCAAAGTGTAAATAATACTTGGCGCGAAACTAAAGGGTATTACAACGCCTATGTGAACACCCCTGCTGAACTCAAGTTTGATAAAGTAGACGTTATGACAGTCGAGGAAAATTTGGCTGTTATGTACACCCCGATTGGGGAAGAGCTTGAACAGTTTGTGCGTACGATTGACGCAAAAGATGTTCTTCCAGATATTGCGTGGATTGATAGTACCATGAAGCGCTTTCCGTGGCTTTCAGGTATTGCTGTTGTAAATATTGAGGGCAAAGTGCTTATGCAGCGTCCAACTGTCAGCATGAAGCCTTTGAATGTTGCACCGCTTCTTGAAGAAGATAAAAATTATGGATTCCGCAAATTACGTGGCTTTGTAGATGAAACTCCACTTGGCAATGAAGCATATGTAGCTATGCCGTTTTTTGTGGATAATGAAATGCGTGGATTAGTTGTGGCGCATTTTGATGCTCGCAACCTCGTAGAACTTTCGCCAAATCCAGAAAATCTTGTTGTTATAGCAAATCAAAAAGTGCTGTGGAGTGGAAAATACCAGTTTGAAAAGACTCCATTTGCGCAAATTGACTGGAAGCAAATGCTTGGTGAAGACAGCTACGGCGTTTTTGAAGAAAGTGGTACATCATACACTTGGCTTGTTCAGTATATCGGCAACATCCCAATGGTGTTTGGAACTGCGACAGATCAAGCTGCTAGTTAACGCATCTTATTGCATAGATGAATGACTTTACAATAAACAGTTTGACTCTATGGTGCATTATGCATAGAGCAAACAGCTTCATGAATAATTAGTAAGAAAAGGGTACCTGCATTGATTTTTTCAGTGCAGGTACTCGTTTTATGTCAGAAACCTGCTGGTAGAATATATAAAGTTGGTTCGGACCAGCTGCATTATATTTACGGGTAATTGACAAAACCTAGTTCCATTGTACTATGAATGAATTAACTTTTATTCATAGATAGTTAGGAGTACACCATGCGCCAAGTAACCGTTACAGAACATCTTTTATTGCATCAAACCAAAACTCCTGATGCATCTGGTAAATTTACTGCACTATTTTATGACCTCATTTTGGCGGCAAAAACCATTTCTAAAACGATGAACAAAGCAGGGTTGCTCGATATT
The window above is part of the Halodesulfovibrio sp. genome. Proteins encoded here:
- a CDS encoding septum formation initiator family protein encodes the protein MLVKRILLALSVLLNLALITYLFVGDNGLGNYQALKADTYAFTQQQNKLDEKAYQLSHEIRLLQSDSEYIEKIIRARLGFVKSNEILYIFPDSKIKIPVGVRE
- a CDS encoding M23 family metallopeptidase, translated to MASLKKTFFFIIFLSFICSGAILGWLLFKDQQGPIIAVDKENARVNKNSTVTLSLHDVTSNLKNLSIAVRKNSKTIPLYATNFPQGKKSITLSVPLANAAVSDGSFEMLITATDTSLAAFGKGNTTRKIVVMRMDNTPPSITVKSLPPNIWQGGTGVIAYTISEPVNTSGVKVNDMFFPGYKQADGTYISFFAFPQSIDKKDFNPTAYAMDIAGNVYDQPFSINPLSRKFRHDKIRLSDRFLNSQMSAFAKDTPQATTNLERFLIVNRQIRKKNRDSLVKIGRQTSSSILWQGKFLRFPNSATRAGFGDRRSYMYNGEVIDQQTHLGLDLASRKQSPIPAANKGTVVFAGNLGIYGNVVIIDHGLGLQTLYAHMTEIRTTVGSVVNQGDILGISGSTGMSGGDHLHFGVIVSGIPVTPIEWFDHRWIQYNITDKLNFD
- a CDS encoding histidine-type phosphatase, giving the protein MSAKKVKKIVVLMRHGIRAPNQTMEKLAEWSHRSWPIWPVPPGFLTGRGRELMVAFWRQYELYEPYKSLLGEEGHCLTLDDIFIHADIDERTQTSAAAFASAISPACPPPYFVTTDKKIDPVFHPVSGTICNASRKKDESDIVTIVETSFSKLADEFSPQLEFVTELLGAMSQGTCKEYGIEKSCELRDLPPRVNFANSGRTVNLRGALGIKATLIQNWLLESAQWPDRYPGWGEITPDILSQLLVARAAIFNSLNRAAPYARDRGSAILSAMADSLLGRHFDPHANNAKCVVYMGHDTNIAHVAELLGLEWDLENFAYNDIPPASFVQFILWEKQTGEDVITAEFVAQPLEVMHSVCPENIRAGVIVKQLEFNPAPSERLDSRAFEYSREKFAKVVSEVINQDCIPHARALKKGTMK
- a CDS encoding CBS domain-containing protein, which encodes MLHVQDLMSTNLFTLKESDSLMAAKSLMELARIRHIPVVESGNIFLGIITHRDILSSTLSKLADVEKDVQDEIEAAIPVSEIMRTDVFVVAPDASLRDAAELLLNHKYGCLPVVEKDRLVGIITEADFLRLTIDLMDALDT
- a CDS encoding Mrp/NBP35 family ATP-binding protein, which produces MSSCSGCSSSKELTPGKEIPASPKKNIQDEMINCTLDKIRHKLFIMSGKGGVGKSSVTVNTATALAAKGFKVGILDVDIHGPSIPGLLGVKDTGLESDRGGLLHPAKVNENLYVVSMDSLLKDKDTAVLWRGPKKTAAIRQFVSDVNWGDLDFLLIDSPPGTGDEHMTVLKTIPDATSVVVTTPQEVSLADVRKAVNFLQYAKASVLGVVENMSGLACPHCGEEIELFKKGGGKKLAEKYGLEFLGGIPLDPATVVAADRGVPVVMLEEDTAAKRGFQNLADNIVKALDCSLESVSSDNS
- a CDS encoding VTT domain-containing protein, with the translated sequence MKMMARLMDWVSRSAISPKAKWTLAFIAFTESIIVPLPPDLLLIPMALTQRKKAFYFATICTIFSVLGGAVGYYIGYHFMDYVGMPIVRFYHLSDEYVRIKEWYDTYNAWAVAAAGLTPIPYKLCTLSAGAFKVHFGIFMIASVFSRSLRFFAIAALIYVFGERARYFLEKRFDLVLIVTLVLGIAGFLVIKLL
- the bcp gene encoding thioredoxin-dependent thiol peroxidase — translated: MNTLKVGDPAPDFCLTNQSGEDICISEFSGKERVLVYFYPKASTPGUIKQAQGLRDNLDAFDSMGVAILGISPDPVSRLERFSKKQLLAFSLLSDENHEIAENFGVWGEKKFMGKVYDGIHRISFIIGKDGKIEKVFNKFKTADHAQVVLEYLKTHPE
- the pgsA gene encoding CDP-diacylglycerol--glycerol-3-phosphate 3-phosphatidyltransferase codes for the protein MFNLANKITMFRILLVPFVVVLLYFPSKTTCLLAFLLFSLASISDLIDGFVARREGMVTSFGKFLDPLADKLLISSVLIMLVELGWAPAWVVITIICRELIVTGLRAMASDEGIVIAADKYGKMKTVMQMLALSPMIIHYPLFGYDVAVVGEILLYIALILTVFSGGNYLVGFYRNWLQQDNKK
- a CDS encoding protein-L-isoaspartate(D-aspartate) O-methyltransferase, with amino-acid sequence MPYDLKRNRERMVREQLEKRNITDQNVLRAMRTVPRHKFVQDAMRLNAYDDNALPIGYGQTISQPYIVGLMSEALEATEGMSVLEIGTGSGYQAAVLHAMGLHVYSVERIKELHTAAITLFAELGYTSTQFKLDDGTLGWPEKAPFDRIIVTAGGPEIPKPLVDQLADPGVLVLPVGRAKRTQQLVRIRKNNGDITLEKLGSVAFVDLVGAHGW